One window of Steroidobacteraceae bacterium genomic DNA carries:
- a CDS encoding amino acid permease, translating to MSESELIAREHGLSKALSKAQVVMIGLGGAIGTGLFMGSGIAIHYAGPAVLVSYAIAGFVALVMVFSLSEMAVAHPAAGSFGVYAETYLNPWAGFVVRYTYWIAQVIAIGGESVAAGLYMTFWYPGVPVWMWSIAFAFVLLYVNARSVANFGTFEYWFAMIKVAAIVIFIILGLASILGIGAPAKGLTNLTGLPGGFAPNGFQGIWLAVIMGVFSFNGIEVIAVTSGEVAEPQKAIPAALRTMILRLFLFYVVALAIVVTFVPWTETGARVVEESPFVRVFTSVGIPYAAGIMNFVVLSAALSSMNTNVYLCSRMLFSLSRGGYAPRFLGRLGANHTPVGAILTSGACILAAAAISKITPDAYGKLLGVALFGAMTVWIIILASHLGFRRRHRAEDLLVRMPLFPWMQYAGIALLLAILVTMGLDPDWNISWKYGIPWLVIVTVGYFIWRAARRPES from the coding sequence ATGTCAGAATCGGAACTCATCGCGCGCGAACACGGCCTGTCCAAAGCGCTCTCCAAAGCACAGGTCGTGATGATCGGCCTGGGCGGCGCCATTGGCACTGGCCTTTTCATGGGAAGTGGTATCGCCATTCACTACGCGGGGCCCGCCGTACTCGTGAGCTACGCGATTGCCGGTTTCGTGGCTTTGGTGATGGTATTCAGCCTCTCCGAGATGGCCGTTGCGCACCCAGCGGCCGGATCTTTTGGCGTGTATGCCGAGACCTACCTCAATCCCTGGGCGGGCTTTGTGGTGCGATATACCTACTGGATCGCGCAAGTGATCGCGATTGGCGGCGAGTCGGTGGCAGCAGGCCTGTACATGACGTTCTGGTATCCGGGCGTGCCGGTATGGATGTGGTCGATTGCCTTTGCCTTTGTCCTTTTGTACGTCAACGCACGCTCCGTCGCCAACTTCGGCACGTTCGAGTACTGGTTCGCGATGATCAAGGTAGCGGCCATTGTCATATTCATTATTCTTGGTCTCGCGAGCATCCTCGGGATCGGCGCACCGGCCAAGGGTCTTACGAATCTCACGGGCCTGCCAGGCGGGTTCGCGCCGAACGGCTTCCAGGGCATTTGGCTTGCCGTGATCATGGGAGTCTTCTCGTTCAATGGCATCGAAGTGATCGCAGTCACCTCCGGCGAAGTCGCGGAACCGCAGAAGGCCATTCCCGCGGCGCTGCGAACGATGATCCTTCGGTTGTTTCTCTTCTACGTCGTCGCTTTGGCGATTGTCGTGACCTTCGTGCCGTGGACCGAAACCGGTGCCCGGGTCGTCGAAGAGAGCCCCTTCGTGCGCGTATTCACAAGTGTCGGCATTCCCTACGCTGCGGGTATTATGAACTTCGTTGTCTTGAGCGCCGCGCTGTCGAGCATGAATACCAACGTTTACCTGTGTTCGCGCATGCTGTTTTCTCTCTCGCGCGGCGGCTATGCGCCGCGCTTTCTCGGCCGGCTCGGTGCCAACCACACACCGGTCGGCGCCATTCTTACTTCCGGTGCCTGCATCCTCGCGGCAGCCGCGATCTCGAAGATTACGCCGGACGCTTATGGAAAACTGCTGGGCGTCGCACTCTTCGGCGCCATGACGGTCTGGATCATCATACTGGCAAGCCATCTGGGTTTTCGCCGCCGCCATCGTGCCGAGGATCTTCTCGTACGTATGCCGCTATTCCCGTGGATGCAGTACGCCGGCATCGCCCTCCTCCTCGCCATCCTCGTGACGATGGGGCTCGACCCGGATTGGAACATATCCTGGAAGTACGGCATTCCATGGCTTGTGATCGTGACTGTTGGCTATTTCATTTGGCGGGCGGCGCGCCGGCCAGAATCCTGA
- a CDS encoding DksA/TraR family C4-type zinc finger protein translates to MASGWAQDGAVQEQIDATVKDGVARAKSRLPQGPSLTHCSDCGIEIPIERRTALPGVRLCVPCQQKSDQPTTAHSAYNRRGSKDSQLR, encoded by the coding sequence ATGGCCAGCGGTTGGGCACAAGATGGTGCAGTGCAGGAGCAGATCGACGCGACTGTCAAGGACGGCGTCGCGCGCGCCAAGAGCCGTCTGCCGCAAGGCCCGTCGCTGACACATTGCAGCGATTGCGGCATCGAAATTCCCATCGAACGCCGCACGGCGCTACCGGGCGTGCGATTGTGCGTGCCCTGCCAGCAGAAAAGCGATCAGCCAACTACAGCCCATTCGGCATACAACCGACGCGGATCCAAGGACAGTCAGCTGCGCTGA
- a CDS encoding CDGSH iron-sulfur domain-containing protein, with protein sequence MLQYNVRKIRARRLKLPCTSGLRLNESNDNDPIGHDWYSVARRACATQVLRRRRVPRGRAWIDRAQRRTQATDRWRSRQEAHEAMNAQVKPEIARLKPYLAEVEAGKAYFWCACGRSKKQPYCDGSHRGTGLEPRKFVAAVSEEVLLCACKQTGTAPFCDGAHTNLPGGSPLDDPNSPANRAVGYSKEIVGARTILNGGCYVFSPAHAKFAVRGSLSYCDVVSGGFGATYQSQILLRVTGDASPIMTFGDCHTALFVSKGSGSLSISGRRFALQCMDGAYIRPFESFELAPAAGSTLEVFASACPRGAITWVDTMRHDFDNRFPERIVSVDEEHRTAMGPRWFQILVDKRIGSDVITQFIGHIPESKAAPHRHLYEEAIIVHSGAGCMWTEDRKSDVRAGDVIFLPRKQKHSLQATTLAGMNVVGVIYPGDNPSINY encoded by the coding sequence TTGCTGCAATACAACGTCCGCAAAATTAGGGCGCGCAGGCTAAAGTTACCCTGTACAAGCGGACTACGGTTAAATGAGAGTAATGACAATGACCCGATTGGTCACGACTGGTATTCGGTCGCTCGTCGCGCTTGCGCCACGCAGGTATTGCGTCGCCGCCGTGTTCCTCGTGGGCGAGCGTGGATCGACCGGGCGCAGCGGCGGACACAGGCAACCGATCGCTGGCGGTCACGTCAAGAGGCGCATGAAGCCATGAATGCGCAGGTCAAGCCCGAAATCGCGCGGCTGAAGCCCTACCTGGCCGAAGTCGAGGCCGGCAAAGCCTATTTCTGGTGCGCCTGCGGGCGCTCGAAAAAGCAGCCCTACTGCGACGGTTCTCACAGGGGTACCGGTCTTGAACCACGAAAGTTTGTTGCAGCTGTGTCAGAAGAAGTCCTGCTCTGCGCCTGCAAGCAGACCGGCACCGCGCCTTTCTGCGACGGCGCACATACCAATCTTCCTGGTGGCTCGCCGCTCGACGATCCGAATTCCCCCGCGAACCGTGCGGTGGGTTACAGCAAGGAGATAGTAGGCGCGCGGACGATCCTGAACGGCGGCTGCTACGTATTCTCACCGGCTCACGCAAAGTTCGCGGTACGCGGGTCGCTCAGTTATTGCGACGTCGTGTCGGGCGGGTTCGGCGCGACCTACCAGTCACAGATACTGCTGCGCGTGACGGGCGATGCGTCGCCGATCATGACGTTTGGCGATTGCCATACGGCGCTGTTCGTCTCGAAGGGCTCTGGCAGCTTGAGCATTTCCGGTCGACGCTTTGCCTTGCAGTGCATGGACGGTGCCTATATCCGACCATTCGAGTCGTTCGAACTTGCGCCCGCTGCGGGCTCGACCCTCGAAGTATTTGCATCGGCTTGCCCACGAGGTGCCATCACCTGGGTCGATACGATGAGGCATGACTTTGACAACAGGTTTCCGGAGCGCATCGTGTCCGTCGACGAGGAACATCGCACGGCCATGGGTCCGCGCTGGTTCCAGATTCTCGTTGACAAGCGCATCGGGTCTGACGTTATCACTCAGTTCATCGGCCACATTCCTGAATCCAAGGCGGCACCGCACCGTCATCTCTACGAGGAAGCAATCATTGTTCACTCTGGCGCAGGCTGCATGTGGACTGAGGACCGGAAATCCGACGTACGGGCGGGCGATGTGATTTTCCTGCCCCGCAAACAAAAGCATTCGCTACAGGCAACGACGCTGGCCGGGATGAACGTCGTTGGCGTGATCTATCCGGGGGACAACCCCAGCATCAATTACTGA
- a CDS encoding TonB-dependent receptor produces MTQEYSTNLRLIVALVPFSFALAVRTVPAIAANSSSGSEVLQEVVVTASKRGEQSTQDIPGAIQAISGDTLAKIGAAEFVDYATRVPSLTFNDLGPGDKQYVIRGITSTGPATVGVYYDEAVITASNANDGGGRNADIRLFDLDRIEVLKGPQGTLYGASSMSGTIRYITKQPDLARFGGYVNAEASTTANGGSNLGVNGALNLPIITDKLAVRFTGWDVDNSGFIDAVRIPSGPIENANTERTRGARVTLRWQATDKLALSATTTSQSLHAGGSARFTPPGVQSFGDAGAGFPSIPGGDLVNTDLTQSPWDETIDIYGLTAEYAGDLGTLTATTNYFDRDISFVFDSSPILFFFGVPIPGITLEPQARRITASELRYASKLSGPINFVVGAFSQNEHSDFRVEVVKINAFGNPAGPFSRLDSDDALQNPSGNTFFGRIDNDQLKQFAGFGEVTWTINEQWSLLAGLRYFHSSLDSQNETTHPFGGFGNQIPVGVQTNSASGNKTTFKANLSYKYGAQGLLYATVAQGFRVGGTNAADLPFASGIPPSFAPDLLTNYEIGAKNEFLDRRLRLNGAIYQINWKDIQVQALDNTQAFFFTTNGGKARVRGAELEAEALLGSGFEFAIGGSYIDAVITELPQLSSGSNASLGNVGDRLPKVPRIQYNAALSWGTPVGSSAKLDLRADVAHRGSAQSQFNNANGFDQTLHAYTLANFRANLSWNQWTASLFARNLFDERAEIDAIASAQDPLAHITARPRTVGVAVTRTF; encoded by the coding sequence GTGACCCAAGAATACAGTACAAATCTGCGCCTGATAGTGGCCCTGGTACCGTTCTCGTTCGCGCTTGCGGTCCGAACTGTACCGGCGATTGCGGCGAACTCATCTTCCGGCAGTGAAGTGCTGCAGGAAGTTGTCGTGACGGCTTCGAAGCGCGGTGAGCAGTCGACACAGGACATTCCCGGCGCCATCCAGGCGATTTCCGGCGATACGCTCGCAAAAATTGGCGCCGCCGAGTTCGTAGATTACGCTACGCGCGTACCGAGTCTTACGTTCAACGACCTCGGTCCGGGCGACAAACAGTATGTCATTCGCGGCATCACGTCGACCGGCCCGGCCACGGTCGGCGTATATTACGACGAGGCTGTGATCACGGCCTCGAATGCAAATGATGGAGGAGGCCGTAATGCGGACATCCGGCTTTTCGACCTCGACCGCATCGAAGTTCTGAAAGGCCCGCAGGGCACGCTCTACGGCGCAAGCTCGATGAGCGGCACGATCCGTTACATTACCAAGCAGCCCGATCTCGCCCGATTCGGTGGCTATGTCAATGCGGAGGCATCCACGACCGCCAATGGCGGGTCCAATCTCGGCGTCAACGGGGCGCTCAACCTGCCAATCATCACCGACAAGCTCGCGGTTCGGTTCACAGGTTGGGATGTCGACAACAGCGGGTTCATCGACGCCGTGCGCATACCATCCGGCCCGATCGAAAACGCCAATACCGAGCGAACGAGAGGCGCCCGCGTGACGCTGCGTTGGCAGGCGACAGACAAGCTTGCGCTATCCGCCACGACGACCAGCCAGTCGTTACATGCCGGCGGCTCCGCGCGATTTACGCCACCTGGCGTGCAATCCTTCGGTGACGCTGGCGCCGGTTTTCCATCGATCCCGGGAGGTGATCTCGTCAATACCGACCTTACCCAAAGTCCATGGGATGAGACGATCGACATTTATGGGCTTACGGCGGAGTACGCGGGTGATCTGGGAACGCTTACGGCGACAACGAACTATTTCGATCGCGATATCAGCTTCGTCTTTGACTCCTCGCCGATCCTGTTCTTCTTCGGCGTGCCGATACCCGGCATTACACTCGAGCCGCAGGCGCGACGGATCACAGCGAGCGAATTGCGCTACGCATCCAAATTGTCGGGGCCCATCAACTTCGTCGTCGGCGCGTTTTCACAGAATGAGCACAGCGATTTTCGCGTTGAAGTCGTCAAGATCAACGCTTTCGGGAATCCCGCCGGGCCCTTCAGCCGGCTCGACAGCGACGATGCGCTGCAAAACCCCAGCGGCAATACCTTCTTCGGCCGTATCGACAATGACCAGTTGAAGCAATTCGCAGGCTTTGGCGAGGTCACCTGGACGATCAACGAGCAATGGTCGTTGCTTGCTGGCCTGCGGTACTTTCACTCTTCGTTGGACAGCCAGAATGAGACCACCCATCCGTTCGGCGGCTTCGGCAACCAGATACCTGTTGGTGTACAGACCAATTCGGCAAGCGGCAACAAAACGACGTTCAAGGCCAACCTTTCATACAAATATGGCGCGCAAGGACTGCTGTACGCGACGGTCGCTCAGGGCTTTCGAGTCGGCGGTACCAACGCGGCGGATCTACCTTTTGCGAGCGGTATTCCGCCGAGCTTCGCTCCCGATCTCCTGACAAATTACGAGATCGGCGCGAAGAATGAATTTCTCGACCGCCGGCTGCGCTTGAACGGCGCGATTTACCAAATCAACTGGAAAGACATCCAGGTGCAGGCCCTCGACAATACACAGGCGTTCTTCTTCACAACGAACGGCGGCAAGGCGCGCGTGCGCGGCGCCGAGCTTGAGGCCGAGGCGCTCCTCGGGTCCGGTTTTGAGTTCGCTATCGGCGGTTCTTATATCGATGCCGTGATCACCGAGCTGCCACAGCTGTCAAGCGGCAGCAATGCGAGTCTGGGAAATGTCGGTGACCGCCTGCCCAAGGTTCCGCGCATTCAGTACAACGCGGCGTTGAGCTGGGGAACTCCAGTCGGCAGCAGTGCGAAGCTCGACCTGCGGGCCGATGTCGCGCACCGCGGATCAGCGCAATCCCAGTTCAATAACGCCAATGGTTTCGACCAGACTTTGCACGCCTATACGCTAGCGAACTTCAGGGCCAACTTGAGTTGGAACCAGTGGACGGCGAGTCTCTTTGCGCGGAATCTCTTCGACGAGCGTGCCGAAATCGACGCGATCGCCTCGGCGCAAGATCCTCTTGCCCATATTACGGCGCGGCCGCGCACGGTCGGTGTTGCCGTAACGAGAACGTTTTGA
- a CDS encoding pyridoxal-phosphate dependent enzyme, producing the protein MRAVIGEVPHAAIEAARRRLGGLALGTRLLELAVPGSDCNIAIKLENEQPAGSFKLRPVANSLLSKERDTLASGVHTLSSGNSAVALAWMAARLGIPATAIVPGNAPPHKLRQLRELGAHIVTMHFDDWWQAILAGAAPGVQGLLVDAARDAAALAANGTIGLEIVESMDDLDAVFTPFGSGALACGIACAVRPLRPSVKIIACELDSAQPLTAAIAAGKPTTVEYDSGFVSGVGFSSILPELWPLASRLIDGTCTVSIDEVAAAIRLLSLQAQVTAEGAGAIAVAAALSRRHPYRKVCAVVSGGNIERAVLVRILAGAPPAK; encoded by the coding sequence ATGCGCGCTGTCATCGGCGAAGTGCCGCACGCCGCAATCGAGGCCGCGCGCCGGCGACTCGGTGGCTTGGCGCTTGGAACCAGGCTACTTGAGCTTGCGGTACCGGGTAGCGATTGCAATATTGCGATCAAGCTCGAGAATGAGCAGCCTGCGGGATCTTTCAAATTGCGTCCGGTCGCCAACTCGTTACTGTCGAAGGAGCGCGATACGCTGGCGTCGGGCGTCCATACCCTGAGTTCCGGAAACAGCGCAGTGGCATTGGCCTGGATGGCTGCGCGGCTCGGTATACCCGCAACAGCGATCGTCCCCGGCAATGCGCCACCACACAAGCTTCGGCAGCTCCGGGAGCTCGGCGCCCACATAGTGACGATGCATTTCGATGACTGGTGGCAAGCGATCCTGGCGGGAGCTGCGCCGGGAGTGCAAGGACTCCTTGTCGATGCCGCCCGCGACGCGGCAGCACTCGCGGCGAACGGCACTATTGGTCTTGAGATAGTCGAGTCAATGGACGATCTCGATGCGGTCTTCACGCCCTTCGGCAGCGGCGCCTTGGCCTGTGGTATCGCTTGTGCCGTACGTCCTCTGCGGCCGAGCGTCAAGATCATTGCCTGCGAACTTGATTCAGCGCAACCGCTGACCGCCGCCATTGCCGCTGGCAAGCCAACCACAGTCGAGTACGACTCGGGCTTCGTGAGCGGTGTAGGCTTCAGTTCGATCTTGCCGGAGCTCTGGCCGCTTGCAAGCCGGCTGATCGACGGCACGTGCACGGTGTCGATTGACGAAGTCGCAGCTGCGATTCGCCTCCTGTCGCTACAAGCCCAGGTGACGGCAGAAGGCGCCGGTGCGATTGCGGTTGCTGCCGCACTGTCGCGTCGGCACCCGTACCGAAAAGTATGCGCTGTCGTTTCCGGTGGCAATATCGAGCGCGCCGTGCTGGTCAGGATTCTGGCCGGCGCGCCGCCCGCCAAATGA